A window of Lysobacter terrestris contains these coding sequences:
- a CDS encoding glycosyltransferase family 2 protein, whose protein sequence is MKISVILPAKNESEGLARTLPKLASLLPDAEILVIDDGSTDDTATVAHRFGVRVLSSPYSMGNGAAIKRGARAASGEVLVFMDADGQHDPGDIPQLLERLEQGYDMAVGARSSSGQANVGRGVANGLYNRIASWMTGHRIADLTSGFRAVRASRFREFLYLLPNGFSYPTTSTMAFFRSAYPVAYVPIQVARRVGTASHIRPIKDGVRFLLIIFKIATLYSPVKLFAPVSLAFFLAGLGHYAWTFITSGRFTNMSVLLLSASVIIFLIGLISEQITSLLYRRDGF, encoded by the coding sequence ATGAAGATTTCGGTGATCCTGCCGGCAAAGAACGAATCGGAGGGCTTGGCCAGGACACTGCCCAAGCTGGCGAGCCTCCTGCCCGACGCCGAAATCCTCGTCATCGATGACGGTTCAACCGACGATACTGCCACGGTGGCTCACCGGTTTGGTGTCCGGGTGCTTTCGTCCCCATATTCAATGGGCAATGGCGCGGCCATCAAGCGCGGGGCCCGGGCCGCCTCCGGCGAGGTTCTTGTGTTCATGGACGCGGACGGCCAGCACGATCCCGGAGACATCCCCCAGTTGCTGGAGCGGCTCGAGCAGGGGTATGACATGGCGGTGGGCGCCCGGAGTTCATCCGGCCAGGCCAATGTCGGCCGGGGAGTCGCCAACGGCCTATACAACCGGATCGCCAGTTGGATGACCGGTCATCGCATCGCCGACCTCACTTCTGGATTCAGGGCTGTGCGCGCGAGCCGGTTCAGGGAATTCCTGTACCTGCTGCCGAACGGGTTCAGTTACCCGACCACTTCGACGATGGCCTTCTTCCGTAGCGCCTACCCAGTAGCCTACGTTCCGATCCAGGTAGCGCGGCGAGTCGGAACCGCCAGCCACATCCGCCCGATAAAGGACGGCGTGCGCTTTCTGCTGATCATCTTCAAGATCGCAACGCTGTACTCGCCCGTGAAGTTGTTCGCCCCGGTTTCGTTGGCCTTCTTCCTAGCGGGGTTAGGGCATTATGCATGGACATTCATTACCTCTGGCCGCTTCACAAACATGAGTGTGCTCTTGCTCAGTGCCTCGGTGATCATCTTCCTTATCGGCTTGATATCCGAGCAAATCACAAGTCTGCTCTATCGGCGGGATGGGTTCTGA